In Coregonus clupeaformis isolate EN_2021a chromosome 7, ASM2061545v1, whole genome shotgun sequence, one genomic interval encodes:
- the LOC121569037 gene encoding histone acetyltransferase p300-like isoform X2, producing the protein MADNVLESGPPSAKRPKLSSPALSVSASDGNDFGSLFDLEHDLPDELINSSELGLVNGGDLSQLHTSLGGVMGGGQDAAAKHKQLSELLRAGAPPPSGQQGATNIPGGSMGLLGSMNASPGPQSMGPQGQHPSPQQAGMMQQAGMVGGLNRAMMGAQKGNGQQQGPTPQGMMGGQVMNGSPRMGYPVNPGMGSNSNLLAETLQQQGGQQMGAGGQAGMRPQQPGALNKMNMMANAGPYGGPYGQSAGQGLGGPQHQNKAGLPNSLAQFNLDKKTQPVQGMAGMASQQTSAVGPVSVGGVAVGAGAQAGLGTVATGPGAAPPTADPEKRKLIQQQLVLLLHAHKCQRREQANGEVRQCSLPHCRTMKNVLNHMTHCQAGKSCQVAHCASSRQIISHWKNCTRHDCPVCLPLKNAGDKRNQQCECALLSSAGVGLGSSLGAVPGGQPSTPNLNPPSQIDPSSIERAYAALGLTYQGNQMPQQPPQSNLPNQSGMRSLNAMGGNPMGMNGGVGVQPPNQSNLLPDAMLHNNMNVQSLMNDGSGAGSLGSMPMATPPSAAGMRKNWHEDITQDLRNHLVHKLVSSVQAIFPTPDPAALKDRRMENLVAYARKVEGDMYESANSRAEYYHLLAEKIYKIQKELEEKRRTRLQKQGMMPMQPGMPPSGLPQGPLGMGQSPLAPGQPPNGSHADPSMVRPTGPNQMVNRMQNPAGMNQFGQMGMQSLGQRSTPPLPLGGPLNQMGMGPTRMGQPNVAQLQNQYLPSGQFPGSSPGLGAGPVGMNHPGPQGGVAQQAQMPTPPSLPVSSPTAQPGSAAGSGPSQCSMGPGSVGGGPPSNLQLPNSNSSQPNSHPHCPPIRQNSPSPARSLTPTPHQTPSGLPGSQTPQPHTPNPPQVAPPLPQQQLASSQPMGQGMNSEKPNQLQQQTIGGGASGGQPGKAQSVPTQNAHVPTQLPRTPLSQKSSLTADGQASTPASVSSVDPSSQLTSSDAPAPAEPKMEVKQQDDEDAEDQGEGKASGKMGKGQADIKSEEKPEIKKEKPSGDGCKGEPMDTSSSAATPKMEDRDRKPEVKTEPKDEEERSGASGTHSSPASAQNKRKIFKPEELRQALMPTLEALYRQDPESLPFRQPVDPQLLGIPVRIRTSNKTNLDYFDIVKNPIDLSTIKRKLDTGQYQEPWQYVDDIWLMFNNAWLYNRKTSRVYKYCSKLAEVFEAEIDPVMQGLGYCCGRKLEFSPQTLCCYGKQLCTIPRDATYFSYQNSSPQFGLLADRYHFCEKCFNEIQGECVSLGDDPSQPQTSISKDQFQRKKNDTLDPEWLVECIDCGRKMHQICVLHNDTIWPAGFVCDSCLKKANKTRKENKYAAKSKWRLPQTKLGSFLEGRVNDYLRRQNHPESGDVTIRVVHVSDKVVEVKPGMKSRFVDTGEMSESFPYRTKALFAFEDIDGADVCFFGMHVQEYGSDSPPPNQRRVYISYLDSVHFFQPRHLRTGVYHEILIGYLEYVKKLGFTTGHIWACPPSEGDDYIFHCHPVDQKIPKPKRLQEWYKKMLDKAVAERIVHDYKDVFKQATEDRLTSANELPYFEGDFWPNVLEESIKELEQEEEERKREENSTSSESVDAPKSDSKNAKKKNSKKTSKNKNSSLIRANKKKPGMPNVSNDLSQKLYASMEKHKEVFFVIRLIAGPTANSLPPITDPDPLMACDLMDGRDAFLTLARDKHLEFSSLRRAKWSSMCMLVELHNQSQDRFVYTCNECKASVETRFHCTVCEDYDLCITCYNTKGHEHKMEKLGLGLDDESNNAAAAASQSPGDSRRLSIQRCIQSLVHACQCRNANCSLPSCQKMKRVVQHTKGCKRKTNGGCPICKQLIALCCYHAKHCQENKCPVPFCLNIKHKLRQQQLQHRLQQAQMLRRRMASMQRVGQPACGGGGPPGGLPSPGNNSTTAPSTPMSGGTQPPTPQTPTQPNMPPGPQPGMGGGGTLQQQQQLQQQSGMPQQHHQLHHQFQQMPGGGGMMNSPQQQQMVPQVQQQSQASNPQQLQQHPNSLPPYTNRPPGSSPHPQSQGKPGLGPATPPQQQPPQQQPNPGQPSMPQQQQPPSGPPPAAVEIALKIQQVADAQRKMALQRQAAQAAGMMPPHPHHQQPQGQMGMAHPGVGMVGAQGLPPQAQAAQAAATRAHMEQQQQQQQQQQQGPPGMMVGPAPMQQQPQQPNPQGQLPPQVQQRVGPPLQNPQQQWAGQGMPPQQRQVMMGHPGMVAPQQQQPQQMQQRQQALGPGGLIGMVQQGGAAGGGNLPQAALQELLRTLRSPSSPEQQQQVLNILRSNPQLMAAFIKQRASKYKGGPGPLGAPGGPGPLGAPGGPGPARVPGGMGSQQVNVNAVAGQPGMHMGQGVNMPTMAQLQQVQQLQQQQQQQQQQRPMLSSLQQQQVAALQQQHQQQQHQQGGMPGQQAPNMANINPQFRELLMRRHLQQQQQQQQQQQQQQQIGNHAQFQQQGYMGQPGMAPQQPGQGQSGLQPGAQPGQQQQGYPGTVAQQQAAAVLQQRLQHQHQLQMQQQQHQNAMAGHQGAEGGPGSGVGGPPQQPQPQGAPQPLSSQALLQQALHQRLLQQQQQHLGGGSPAQHSSPMSPQQQMAQSPHLQGQTLSTSLSNQVRSPQPSPRPQSQPPHSSPSPRMQPQPSPHHISPQTQTGSPHPGQLPQHHPGMVVPPQQPPQQQQNSMDQFGSDQNAMLSQLSGMGGLHGPGGPDMLSGNSQDLVQNINHNTLDIM; encoded by the exons ATGGCCGATAATGTTCTAGAGTCCGGCCCGCCTTCAGCCAAGAGGCCTAAACTATCATCCCCTGCTCTCTCAGTCTCCGCCAGTGATGGAAACG ATTTTGGTTCACTCTTTGACCTGGAGCATGACCTCCCCGATGAGCTCATCAACTCGTCGGAGCTGGGCCTTGTCAACGGAGGGGACCTCAGCCAGCTCCACACCAGCCTGGGAGGTGTAATGGGAGGAGGCCAGGATGCTGCTGCCAAACACAAACAGCTCTCGGAGCTCCTCCGGGCTGGAGCGCCGCCCCCCTCGGGCCAGCAGGGAGCCACCAACATCCCTGGTGGCTCCATGGGCCTCCTGGGCAGCATGAACGCCTCCCCTGGGCCCCAGAGCATGGGCCCCCAGGGGCAGCACCCCTCACCCCAGCAGGCTGGCATGATGCAGCAGGCGGGCATGGTGGGTGGACTGAACAGGGCCATGATGGGGGCCCAGAAGGGCAACGGCCAGCAGCAGGGGCCCACGCCCCAGGGCATGATGGGGGGCCAGGTGATGAACGGCTCGCCCCGAATGGGATACCCGGTCAACCCGGGCATGGGAAGTAACAGTAACCTGCTGGCAGAAACCCTGCAGCAGCAGGGGGGGCAGCAAATGGGGGCAGGGGGACAGGCAGGGATGAGGCCACAGCAACCTGGAGCACTGAACAAG atgaaTATGATGGCTAATGCGGGCCCCTATGGTGGTCCGTACGGTCAGTCAGCAGGCCAAGGTCTGGGTGGCCCACAGCACCAGAACAAGGCTGGTCTGCCCAATAGCCTGGCCCAGTTCAACCTGGACAAGAAGACACAGCCTGTACAGGGCATGGCTGGGATG GCCTCCCAGCAGACCTCGGCGGTAGGGCCAGTATCTGTGGGTGGAGTGGCGGTTGGAGCCGGGGCCCAGGCTGGCCTTGGTACCGTTGCAACAGGTCCGGGGGCAGCGCCCCCCACGGCCGACCCGGAGAAGCGCAAGCTGATCCAGCAGCAGCTGGTGCTCCTGCTCCACGCCCACAAGTGCCAGCGGCGGGAGCAGGCCAACGGGGAGGTGCGCCAGTGCAGCCTGCCCCACTGCCGCACCATGAAGAACGTCCTCAACCACATGACCCACTGCCAGGCTGGCAAGTCCTGCCAGG tGGCACACTGTGCCTCGTCGCGACAGATCATCTCTCACTGGAAGAACTGCACTCGGCACGACTGTCCTGTCTGCCTGCCGCTCAAGAACGCCGGAGACAAAAGGAACCAGCAGTGTGAGTGTG CTCTACTAAGCAGTGCCGGGGTTGGCCTGGGCAGCTCGTTAGGGGCAGTGCCAGGGGGTCAGCCCAGCACCCCTAACCTCAACCCGCCCAGCCAGATTGACCCCAGCTCCATTGAGAGGGCCTACGCCGCCCTGGGCCTCACCTACCAGGGCAACCAGATGCCCCAGCAACCGCCCCAGTCCAACCTGCCCAACCAGTCTGGCATGAGGTCGCTAAACGCCATGG GAGGGAACCCCATGGGGATGAATGGAGGGGTGGGGGTGCAGCCCCCCAATCAGTCCAACCTGCTACCAGACGCCATGCTGCACAACAATATGAATGTGCAAAG TTTGATGAACGACGGCAGCGGGGCGGGCAGCCTGGGCTCCATGCCCATGGCGACCCCTCCCTCAGCCGCGGGCATGAGGAAGAACTGGCACGAGGACATCACCCAGGACCTGCGCAACCACCTCGTCCACAAGCT GGtgagcagtgtgcaggccatctTCCCCACCCCGGACCCGGCTGCGCTGAAGGACCGGCGGATGGAGAACCTGGTGGCCTACGCTCGTAAAGTAGAGGGGGACATGTACGAGTCGGCCAACAGCAGG GCGGAGTACTACCACCTCCTGGCTGAGAAGATCTATAAGATCCAGAAGGAACTGGAGGAGAAGAGGCGGACGCGGTTACAGAAGCAGGGCATGATGCCCATGCAACCTGGCATGCCTCCCTCAGGCCTGCCACAGGGACCCCTTGGCATGGGCCAGTCGCCTCTGGCCCCCGGACAGCCGCCTA ATGGTTCTCATGCTGACCCCTCCATGGTTCGACCCACCGGACCCAATCAGATGGTGAACAGGATGCAGAACCCTGCAG GGATGAATCAGTTTGGTCAAATGGGGATGCAGTCATTAGGTCAGAGGTCAACGCCTCCCCTCCCACTTGGCGGACCTCTAAATCAG ATGGGTATGGGGCCAACGCGGATGGGGCAGCCCAACGTTGCCCAGCTCCAGAACCAGTACCTCCCTTCTGGTCAGTTCCCTGGGTCCAGTCCTGGCCTCGGGGCTGGCCCAGTCGGCATGAACCATCCAGGGCCACAAGGAGGCGTGGCACAG CAGGCCCAGATGCCCACGCCGCCCTCGCTCCCGGTCAGCAGCCCTACAGCCCAGCCAGGCTCAGCGGCAGGTTCAGGGCCCTCCCAGTGCTCCATGGGGCCAGGCAGCGTAGGTGGAGGCCCTCCTTCCAACCTGCAACTGCCAAACTCCAACTCGTCCCAGCCCAACTCACACCCGCACTGCCCCCCCATCCGTCAGAACTCCCCCTCCCCGGCACGCAGCCTCACGCCAACCCCTCATCAGACGCCGTCTGGTCTGCCAGGCTCGCAAACCCCCCAGCCTCACACGCCCAACCCGCCCCAGGTCGCCCCTCCGCTCCCACAGCAGCAGCTAGCGTCGTCACAGCCAATGGGGCAAGGAATGAACTCGGAGAAGCCCAATCAGCTCCAGCAGCAGACAATCGGTGGTGGAGCTTCTGGAGGCCAGCCGGGGAAGGCTCAGTCTGTGCCTACCCAGAATGCCCATGTGCCAACCCAGCTTCCGCGAACTCCA cTGTCTCAGAAGTCTTCTCTGACTGCAGACGGCCAGGCCTCCACTCCAGCCTCGGTGAGCAGCGTGGACCCTAGCTCCCAGCTGACCTCGTCTGACGCCCCCGCCCCAGCTGAGCCCAAGATGGAGGTGAAACAGCAGGACGATGAGGATGCTGAGGACCAGGGAGAGGGGAAGGCCTCTGGGAAGATGGGCAAGGGACAGGCAGACATCAAGTCAGAGGAGAAACCGGAG ATTAAGAAGGAGAAGCCTTCAGGCGACGGATGCAAGGGTGAGCCTATGGACACATCGTCATCGGCAGCAACGCCGAAGatggaggacagagacaggaagCCAGAGGTGAAGACTGAGCCCAAAGACGAAGAGGAGAGGTCGGGGGCATCGGGCACGCACAGCTCCCCCGCCAGCGCTCAGAATAAGAGGAAAA TCTTTAAGCCTGAGGAGCTGCGGCAGGCTCTGATGCCCACCCTGGAGGCCTTGTACCGCCAAGACCCTGAGTCTCTGCCCTTCCGCCAACCAGTGGACCCCCAGTTACTGGGAATACCCGTACGTATTCGAACTAGTAACAAAACTAACCTG GACTACTTTGACATTGTAAAGAACCCCATAGACCTGTCGACGATAAAGCGTAAGCTGGACACGGGACAGTATCAGGAGCCCTGGCAATATGTGGATGACATCTGGCTCATGTTTAACAACGCCTGGCTGTACAACCGCAAGACATCCCGCGTCTACAAGTACTGCTCCAAGCTGGCCGAGGTGTTCGAAGCCGAGATCGACCCTGTCATGCAGGGCCTGGGCTACTGCTGCGGGAGGAAG CTTGAGTTTTCCCCCCAAACTCTATGCTGCTATGGGAAACAGTTATGCACCATCCCGCGCGATGCTACTTATTTTAGCTACCAGAACAG TTCACCACAATTTGGGCTTCTTGCTGACAGGTACCACTTCTGTGAGAAGTGTTTCAACGAAATCCAGGGCGAGTGCGTGTCCCTGGGGGATGATCCCTCTCAGCCTCAGAC GTCCATCAGCAAAGATCAGTTTCAGCGGAAGAAGAATGACACGCTCGACCCTGAATG GCTTGTGGAATGTATCGACTGCGGGCGTAAAATGCACCAAATCTGTGTCCTGCATAATGACACCATATGGCCGGCAGG CTTTGTATGTGACAGCTGCCTTAAGAAGGCCAATAAGACACGGAAAGAGAACAAATACGCGGCCAAAAGTAAGTGGA GGCTCCCTCAAACTAAGTTGGGCAGCTTCCTAGAGGGGCGAGTGAATGACTACCTCAGGCGGCAGAACCATCCCGAGTCTGGTGATGTCACTATCCGTGTGGTCCATGTCTCCGACAAGGTGGTGGAGGTCAAGCCGGGCATGAAATCCAG GTTTGTGGACACTGGGGAAATGTCGGAGTCCTTTCCCTACAGGACGAAGGCGCTGTTTGCGTTCGAGGACATAGACGGAGCTGACGTCTGCTTCTTCGGCATGCACGTGCAGGAGTATGGCTCAGACAGCCCTCCGCCAAACCAGAGACGCGTGTATATCTCTTACTTGGACAGCGTGCACTTCTTCCAACCTCGACACCTCCGCACAGGCGTCTACCATGAGATACTCATAGGGTACCTGGAGTACGTGAAGAAGTTGGG GTTTACAACAGGGCACATCTGGGCTTGTCCCCCAAGTGAAGGGGACGACTACATCTTCCACTGTCATCCTGTGGACCAGAAGATCCCCAAGCCCAAGCGCCTACAGGAGTGGTACAAGAAGATGCTGGACAAGGCCGTAGCTGAGCGCATTGTGCACGACTACAAG GACGTCTTCAAGCAGGCCACGGAGGACCGTCTCACCAGTGCCAACGAGCTACCATACTTTGAGGGGGACTTCTGGCCCAACGTGCTGGAGGAGAGCatcaaggagctggagcaggaggaggaggagaggaagagggaggagaacagCACCTCCAGCGAGAGCGTAGAT GCCCCGAAAAGTGACAGCAAGAATGCCAAAAAGAAGAACAGTAAGAAGACAAGCAAGAACAAGAACAGCAGCCTGATCCGAGCCAATAAGAAGAAACCAGGGATGCCCAATGTGTCCAATGACCTCTCCCAGAAGCTCTACGCTTCTATGGAGAAACACAAGGAG GTGTTCTTTGTGATCCGTCTCATCGCCGGCCCCACTGCCAACTCCCTGCCCCCCATCACGGACCCAGACCCCCTAATGGCCTGTGACCTGATGGACGGGCGTGATGCCTTCCTGACACTGGCCAGGGACAAGCACCTGGAGTTCTCCTCCCTGAGGAGGGCCAAGTGGAGCTCCATGTGCATGCTGGTGGAGCTACACAATCAGAGCCAGGACCGCTTCGTCTACACCTGCAACGAGTGCAAGGCAAGCGTGGAGACACGCTTCCACTGCACCGTCTGCGAGGACTATGACCTCTGTATCACCTGCTATAACACTAAGGGCCATGAACACAAGATGGAGAAGCTGGGCCTGGGCCTGGACGACGAGAGCAACAACGCAGCGGCCGCTGCCAGTCAGAGCCCCGGGGACTCCCGCCGCCTCAGCATCCAGCGCTGTATCCAGTCCCTGGTCCACGCCTGCCAATGCCGCAATGCCAACTGCTCCCTGCCGTCCTGCCAGAAGATGAAGCGTGTGGTGCAGCACACCAAGGGATGCAAGCGCAAGACCAACGGTGGCTGCCCTATCTGCAAGCAACTCATCGCCCTGTGCTGCTACCACGCCAAGCACTGCCAGGAGAACAAGTGCCCTGTGCCCTTTTGCCTCAACATCAAGCACAAGCTCCGCCAGCAGCAACTCCAGCACCGCCTCCAGCAGGCTCAGATGCTGCGGAGAAGAATGGCCAGCATGCAGAGGGTGGGCCAGCCTGCCTGCGGTGGAGGAGGACCCCCGGGGGGGCTGCCATCACCGGGTAACAACAGCACCACAGCCCCCAGTACACCCATGTCAGGAGGCACCCAGCCCCCAACACCACAGACACCCACCCAGCCCAACATGCCTCCTGGGCCCCAGCCAGGGATGGGTGGTGGAGGAACTTTGCAGCAACAGCAACAACTCCAGCAGCAGAGTGGGATGCCTCAGCAGCaccaccagctccaccaccagtTCCAGCAGATGcctggaggaggggggatgatGAACTCCCCCCAGCAGCAGCAGATGGTTCCTCAGGTCCAACAGCAGTCCCAGGCTTCAAACCCCCAACAGCTCCAGCAACACCCCAACAGCCTGCCCCCTTACACCAACAGGCCTCCAGGCTCCTCGCCGCACCCCCAGTCCCAAGGCAAACCGGGCCTGGGACCAGCCACACCACCTCAGCAGCAGCCACCCCAACAGCAGCCCAACCCTGGCCAGCCTTCCATGCCCCAACAGCAGCAACCTCCTTCGGGGCCGCCTCCAGCGGCTGTGGAGATCGCTTTAAAGATTCAACAAGTGGCAGACGCCCAAAGGAAGATGGCCCTGCAGAGGCAGGCGGCGCAGGCAGCTGGTATGATGCCGCCGCACCCTCACCACCAACAGCCCCAGGGCCAGATGGGCATGGCCCACCCTGGGGTGGGCATGGTGGGGGCCCAGGGGCTGCCTCCCCAGGCTCAGGCAGCTCAGGCTGCTGCCACCAGGGCTCACATggagcagcaacaacaacaacagcagcagcagcagcagggtcCTCCAGGTATGATGGTGGGCCCTGCCCCCATGCAGCAGCAGCCCCAGCAGCCTAACCCCCAGGGCCAGCTGCCTCCACAGGTGCAGCAGAGGGTTGGTCCCCCGCTTCAGAATCCCCAGCAACAGTGGGCCGGCCAGGGAATGCCACCCCAGCAGAGGCAAGTCATGATGGGACATCCAGGCATGGTGGCGCCTCAGCAGCAACAACCGCAGCAAATGCAACAGCGGCAGCAGGCTCTGGGACCTGGTGGGTTGATTGGTATGGTGCAGCAAGGTGGTGCGGCCGGGGGTGGGAACCTCCCGCAGGCTGCCCTTCAGGAACTGCTGCGTACCCTTCGCTCCCCCAGCTCACCCGAGCAGCAACAGCAGGTGCTCAATATCCTTCGCTCAAACCCTCAGCTAATGGCTGCCTTTATCAAGCAGAGAGCCTCCAAGTACAAGGGGGGCCCAGGACCCCTGGGAGCCCCTGGTGGCCCAGGACCCCTGGGAGCCCCTGGTGGGCCAGGTCCAGCCAGAGTTCCAGGAGGTATGGGCAGCCAACAGGTCAATGTGAATGCTGTGGCTGGTCAGCCAGGTATGCACATGGGTCAGGGAGTCAACATGCCTACCATGGCCCAGCTACAGCAAGTACAGCAgctacaacagcagcagcagcaacaacagcagcagcgtCCTATGCTTAGTAGTTTGCAGCAGCAACAGGTGGCAGCACTTCAGCAACAGCATCAACAGCAGCAGCATCAGCAAGGAGGGATGCCAGGCCAGCAGGCACCTAACATGGCCAACATAAACCCCCAGTTCAGAGAGCTCCTTATGAGGAGGCATCTCcaacaacagcaacagcagcagcagcagcagcagcaacaacaacagatTGGGAACCATGCCCAGTTCCAGCAGCAGGGCTACATGGGCCAGCCGGGCATGGCCCCCCAGCAGCCTGGTCAGGGCCAGTCTGGACTGCAGCCTGGAGCCCAGccagggcagcagcagcagggttACCCTGGCACGGTGGCCCAGCAGCAGGCTGCTGCAGTGCTCCAGCAGAGGCTCCAGCATCAGCACCAACTCCAGATGCAGCAGCAACAACACCAGAACGCCATGGCGGGCCAccagggggctgaggggggtccgGGCAGTGGAGTAGGAGGCCCACCTCAGCAGCCCCAGCCGCAGGGCGCCCCCCAGCCGCTGTCCTCCCAAGCTCTGCTCCAGCAGGCCCTGCACCAGAGGCTGcttcaacagcagcagcagcatctggGTGGTGGCTCTCCAGCCCAGCACAGCAGCCCCATGAGCCCCCAGCAGCAGATGGCCCAGTCCCCTCACCTGCAGGGCCAGACGCTGTCCACGTCCCTCAGCAACCAAGTGCGCTCGCCTCAGCCCTCCCCGCGACCCCAGTCCCAGCCACCACACTCTAGCCCCTCCCCGCGCATGCAGCCCCAGCCTTCCCCTCACCATATCTCCCCACAAACCCAGACAGGCTCCCCGCACCCGGGCCAGCTACCCCAGCACCACCCTGGCATGGTGGTCCCCCCTCAACAGCCGCCTCAGCAGCAGCAGAACTCAATGGACCAGTTTGGGTCTGACCAGAATGCCATGCTGTCTCAGCTCAGTGGGATGGGTGGTCTTCATGGGCCTGGAGGACCTGACATGCTGTCTGGGAACAGCCAGGACCTTGTGCAGAACATTAATCACAACACCTTAGACATCATGTAG